The Lolium rigidum isolate FL_2022 chromosome 2, APGP_CSIRO_Lrig_0.1, whole genome shotgun sequence genomic interval cattgaatctgggacagtgacagaaagttctaaggttgtggatgtgctgttgccactagggataaaacatcaatgctttgtctaacgatatttgtgttgattacattacgcacatacttaatgcaattgtctgttgtttgcaacttaatactgaaaggggtgcagatgctaacccgaaggtggactttttaggcatagatgcatgctggatggcggtctatgttctttgtcgtaatgccctaagtaaatctcatagtagtcatcatgatatgtatatgcatctctatttgtcaattgcccaactgtaatttgttcacccaacatgctattcatcttattggagagacaccactagtgaactgtggaccccggtccattctttacatctgaaatacaacctactacaatcattgttctctgttgttctttgcaaacaaacatcattctccacaccatacgtttaatcctttgtttacagcaagccggtgagattgataacctcactgttaagttggggcaaagtattttgattgtgttgtgcaggttccatgttggcgccggaatccctggtgttgcgccacactacactccttcaccaacaaccttcacgtggccttcatctcctactggttcgataaccttggtttcttactgagggaaaacttgctgctgtacgcatcacaccttcctcttggggttcccaacggacgtgtgctttaccgtcacaagcagtgtCTTATTTGTTAGTCATCAAAATTACACTAAGAAAGTTCTTCGTTTGGTTAGTATCCATGATGAAAAGTCTGCTACTACTCCTATTGCTCTTCACTTTAAGTTGtgagcattgcaatgtcctagtattgATGAAGATTTCGAGCACATGTGGCGAGTTCCATATTTTACTGTTGTTGGCTCCTTGATGTATGGCATAGcttgttctcgtcctgatttgccatatgctatgagtttgggcaAGCGATACATGGATAATCTTGGTAAAGAACGATGGAAAGTTGTTCAGCGGGTTTcaaggtaccttcgtggcacatcgaaTGCTTGCTTGAAGTTTTGCAAGACTATTAAGGGACTCGCTGGTAATATGGactcagattttgctgccgatttggataagaggagGTCACTCACAGGTTATATGTTTACtattggtggatgtgctgtgagttggaaggcaacatgCAACCAGTtgttgatccatctactactggaGCTGAATACATGGCTATTGCTAAAGCATGTAAAGAGTCTCTTTGGTTAAAAGGTTGGCTTGTTGAGATTTATGGAGATGCTTCTTGCATTAATTTGTTCCGTGATAGTGAAAATGTCACATACCTTATTAAAGATCAAATGTTTCATGATAAACGAAGCATGCCAGGTACCATTATGCGAAGTAATCAAACAACCAAACCCTAGATAACAGGTGGCTTAGATGTTCATGTCGGTTTCCCTCGTCTCTTGTGGCGGATTTTGCATGAAAGGCAAGGGGAACCACGGTGGCAGATCCTTTTAGTGTAATTTTAGTTCTTGCTAGGTAAGACTCGACGGTTGAGGCGAGCCCTACATAATACGAGTCCCACACCTAATGTGGTTACTGTGACCGAGGCTATTAACATACTTGGAGTGAACTTTGATGTAAGTACGTGGGATTCAGGTTTACGCTAATATGGTTTGCTTAGTCAATTCTAACAAAAATAAACGTGGGCtatatgcatcaatcgatgcagaaGGCAAAAGAGGTAACAAAACTTTTGAAGTATATATGCTAATTGTTAAATTTTGATTGTTCGCTAAAGAAAAAAAGAATTGCTTGTACATGTGTTGATACTTGATACAAGATTTAGTGAACATGTTTTTCTTCGATAATAAGCGTTTTAGTACATGATAAGCTGTAATGATCATCCTTGTGTTCGTTGATGGACAAGCCTAAGTCGACAAAATTGTTCTTTGAATTTCATAATGAAGCTGTAGACTTGTAGTACGATGCAATAGCCGTACAAATGGTCGCATCCTGCTAAAAAGATAGAAAATCGGCTAAACGGTGTCAGGGGCCGTGAACAGACGTTTGTTTGTAGCACGGAAGTGAAAATGAAATGCCcccaaatccagagaaaatcttTTGCTAAGCGTGTGGTGACGCCAACTCCTTTGTTGATTGATTTGAGTGCTACTAGTTCTCCGCGTGCGTGCATCAGCACTGGCAATTTCAATTTGGCACCACACGTACGTAGCAGCAGTGTGAGCATACGTGAACGCCTCTAGCTTCCCTGCCGTTTCCATGGCTATATAAACcccgcgccaccacctccacaCCTTCCAAGAGCAGAACGCCATTCTGAGCTTCTGAGCTTGCGATCCAACAACACGCCCATCTCTCACCTCGTGCCGGCGACAATGGCGGCTTCCGTCGACTACAAGCGTCAGGTGTCCACCCACCCGTGGCCGAGCAATGCGCAGCCCAAGGGCGCCTTCgacctcttctcctcctccaactccggcGGCAGGCGCCGCCCGGGCCCGGACTCGGACTCCGACGACGAGGACAGCATTCCCCCGGACTGGCGCTCGCTCTACAGCCCGCGCCTGGACGTGGAGCCGTCCGTCAAGGACCCGCGCGACGAGGCCACCTCCGACGCCTGGGTGAAGCGCCACCCGGCGCTCGTCCGCCTCACCGGCAAGCACCCGTTCAACTccgagccgccgctgccccgcctcATGTCCCACGGCTTCATCACCCCGGCCCCGCTCCACTACGTGCGCAACCACGGCGCCGTCCCCAAGGCCGACTGGTCCACCTGGACCATCGAGATCACCGGCCTCGTCAAGCGCCCGTGCCGCATCACCATGGAGCAGCTCGCCACGGAGTTCGAGGCGGTGGAGCTGCCCGTCACGCTGGTGTGCGCGGGGAACCGCCGCAAGGAGCAGAACATGGTGCGCCAGTCGGCGGGCTTCAACTGGGGGCCCGGGGCGGTGTCCACCTCCGTGTGGCGCGGCGCGCGCCTCCGCGACGTGCTGCGGCGGTGCCGCGTCATGGGCGAGGCCGCCGGCGCCGACAACGTGTGCTTCGAGGGCGCCGAGGACCTGCCGGGAGGCGGCGGGTGCAAGTACGGCACCAGcctccgccgcgccgtcgccatgGACCCGGCGCGGGACGTCATCCTCGCCTACATGCAGAACGGCGAGCCGCTCGCGCCCGACCACGGCTTCCCCGTGCGCCTCATCGTGCCGGGCTTCATCGGCGGGCGGATGGTGAAGTGGGTCAAGCGCATCCTGGTGGCCTGCAACGAGTCCGAGAGCTACTACCATTACCGGGACAACCGCGTGCTGCCGTCGCACGTCGACGCCGAGCTCGCCAATGCCGAAGGTACTTTTGCTTGCTCCATTCTAGTTTTGTTGGTGCACGCACCAGAGGAAGGAACATGTAACGGTGAACTAATCTGACGGTGTTGTTTTGGATGGATGTTGCAGCGTGGTGGTACAAGCCGGAGTGCATGATCAACGAGCTCAACATCAACTCGGTGATCGCCACGCCGGGACACGACGAGGTGCTACCTATCAACGCGCTGACGACGCAGAAGCCGTATACGATGAAGGGATATGCATACTCCGGTGAGTTCCCCTTCATCCTTCGCTCGTCATCTCAGAGACATCACCTTGCCGTATACGGTGCTTGTCTCATACGGTTCTAGTACAtgtattttcctttcttcaaaAGGAAAATAAGTATACAAGTTTTTTTAGCATAAGAAAAAAAAGTAGAAGTTGTTTTGGGATTTAGTTTGGGCTAGGCCCGCAGCCTGCTCATTCCAGAAGCCCAGCTTGGTTTTGGCCTTACCATGTTCAGTTGGGGATTTGTTCTGGATTCAAAAAAAGAGTTGGAGATTTATTTTGCGCCAAATCTTATGGAGATTTGTTTGTACTGATTGTGCTTCCGTGTTGTTTAACCAGGCGGTGGCCGGAAAGTTACACGGGTGGAGGTGACCCTGGACGGCGGCGAGACGTGGCAGGTGTGCGACCTCGACCACCCCGAGCGGCCGACCAAGTACGGCAAGTACTGGTGCTGGTGCTTCTGGTCCGTCGATGTCGAGGTGCTCGACCTGATGGGGGCCAAGGAGATCGCCGTGCGTGCGTGGGACGAGGCCCTCAACACCCAGCCGGAGAAGCTCATCTGGAACCTGATGGGGATGATGAACAACTGCTGGTTCCGGGTGAAGATCAACGTGTGCCGGCCGCACAAGGGCGAGATCGGGCTGGTGTTCGAGCACCCCACGCAGCCGGGCAACCAGTCCGGCGGCTGGATGGCGCGGCAGAAGCACATCCAGACGACGTCCGAGACCACGCAGGGCACGCTGAAGCGGAGCACCTCCACGCCCTTCATGGCCACCGCCTCCACGCAGTACACCATGTCCGAGGTGCGCCGGCACGCGTCCAAGGAGTCGGCGTGGATCGTGGTCCACGGCCACGTCTACGACTGCACGGGCTTCCTCAAAGACCACCCCGGCGGCGCCGACAGCATCCTCATCAACGCCGGCTCCGACTGCACCGAGGAGTTCGACGCCATCCACTCCGCGAAAGCGCGCGGGCTCCTCGAGATGTACCGCGTGGGGGAGCTCGTCGTCACCGGGCCCGACTACGTGTCGCCACAGAGCAGCCACGCCGACCTCACGGCCATCGTCGAGGCCCCCTCCGTTCCCCAGGCGCCACCCGTCTCCACCGTCGCGCTCGCCAACCCGCGGGAGAAGGTGCCGTGCCGGCTCGTGGGCAAGAAGAACGTGTCCGACAACGTGCGGCTGTTCCGGCTCGCGCTGCCGTCGCCGGACCAGAAGCTCGGGCTGCCGGTCGGCAAGCACGTGTACGTGTGCGCCTCCATCGGCGGCAAGCTCTGCATGCGCGCGTACACGCCGACGAGCTCCGTCGAGGAGGTCGGCCACGTGGAGCTCCTCATCAAGATCTACTTCAAGGACGAGGACCCCAAGTTCCCCTGTGGCGGGCTCCTGTCCCAGTACCTGGACTCCCTGCCGCTGGGCGCGCCCGTCAGCATCAAGGGCCCCGTGGGCCACATCGAGTACAACGGCCGCGGCAGCTTCACGGTGGGCGGCGAGCGGCGGTCCGCGCGCCGGCTCGCCATGGTGGCGGGCGGGACGGGGATCACGCCCGTGTACCAGGTGATCCAGGCCGTGCTGAGGGACCAGCCCGACGACGACACGGAGATGCACCTGGTGTACGCGAACCGGACGGAGGACGACATGCTGCTGCGGGAGGAGATCGACGCGTGGGCCGCCGCGCACCCGGCGCGGCTCAAGGTGTGGTACGTGGTGAGCAAGGTGGCGCACCCGGAGGACGGGTGGGAGTACGGCGTCGGGAGGGTGGACGAGCGGGTGCTCAGGGAGCACCTGCCTctgggcggcgacggcgagacgCTCGCGCTCGTGTGCGGGCCGCCGGCGATGCTCGAGTGCACGGTGCGGCCGGGCCTGGAGAAGATGGGGTACGACCTCGACAAGGATTGCCTCGTCTTCTGAGCAGAGACGGTGGCCGGCCGGCGCGCGAACTGTGCGGCACGGTTCAGCTGTACATAGTACATACGGAGTAGCATAGTAGTCCCGGCCTCCCGGGTAGTCTGAATTTTCTCGAGTTCTGGTACGTGTAGTATAGTGGCGGTGGTCGACCGGGTGGTGATGGCCAAATTGGACATGGGGAATGTGCACGTTGTCCTTTGTCGAGTCGGTATATGTATGAATCGGTGACACGTACTGCTAGCTTGCCTGGAGCAATAAATATTCCAACATCATTTGCGAAAACATATGTGTCAAGTGTCACCAAGGCACGCTCAGCTGATGGCTCGATAGAGAGAGGATGAAAACTGAGCGAAAACAGACATAGCTGATCGCTgccatatttgttttttttttaagaaaagtATGAAACATATATGTACCAAACACGGTGCCGACACGGATGAAAAACAGATGAGTACGCCTTCAACCATGCATAAATACTCAAGTAACTTAAGTAAACCGACAAACTTGTTCCTCAACCCTTAGCACAATTGCTCAGTGTAGTGGGGAGTAAGGGATGGGTTGCTTTGATAGTACAATTTGATAGGGACACATTCACACATATTAGGCATGCTTGATCTGGATGCAGTGACGGAAATTCCACATTACTCAGAAAAAATATttgtttctattttcttttcataaaattccattttcatattttcatttcctTTCCATGTTTatgaaaaattcaaaatgtttatgcTTCATTATTATCCTATTTTTTGCGAAGGAACATTATTATCCTTATTAGAACCCACCTTCTACCTTGGGGCGACGTAGCCTCGGCGGGGATGGCAACAATGATCGCTTACCGTTATGTTCTGGTGTTTGGCGAAACACAATGTCTGATTGTGTCTTAGCCAGATACTATTATACCatctatatacctaataataacgAATTTGCTAAGTTTCAGTCAGCTGAAACTTATGTTATGTCTCAGTCGTTTTTTTGTCCGTTGGATCTCTGTGTGCATCAAGATTTGTGTCATCCCGCTTTTTGGCAGTCAGCCCGTTATGTTGTCTAGTTGGGCCCAGATTGTTGTTTTGGGTAGTTGTTGGGCTTTTTTGTTGCCTACCGTTGCCTGTGTGGGTCCCGCTTGTCTGTCTCTCGTAGTTGTGAGCGTATCATTTCCTCTCTCACCGCTTTTCGTCTCCTATCCATTCCCCTGTTCAAACCACGGAGCGACACGACCGACGCAGAGGGAGAAGCAGGGGACGGGGGCGAGGCGTTGCTGCCGTCGGTGGGGAGGCGTCTCCGGCGTCGGTGGGGAGGCGTCTCCGGCGTCGGTGGGGAGGCGTCGCCGGCGTCGCAGGAGGGaggcgtcgccgccgtcgcttGATGGAGGACTCGGCGGCGTCGCAGGAGGGAGGTTTCGCCGGCGAAGAAGGATGGATGGGTTCGCCGCCTCGGAGGAGTGAGGCGTCTGCGGCGTTGGAGGCGGTCAGGATATCGACGGGGGAAGGTCAGGATATCTGCTGgtttttgtctctgttttttgctagTTGCGGACCAAATCTGGGTCTCTATTCGTCGAATCCCTATGTAACCAGCCTTGAATATCTTGTCTATATGATGATAGTAGTCGATTATGTTTGATTTTTGAGCATTAAGGTTGGTTCATGGATAGATCTGGTGTGGTATGTTCGTGTGCGTTTTTCAGGATGGGATTTGTGTTTGCCTCGTTGTTTGTTCATGTCGTTTCACTTGCTATTTGAAACCTGGAAGGATTAGGGAGAATTTAGTTGTCCTCTTTTGTGGGTTCGTTGTCTAGTTGGTGCGAATTTCGTGGAGCCACGTGCGGTAGTGTTTTTATAGTTTTTCGAAGTGAAATTGGTTGGCTGTACTTGCATGCCTAGTATAGTGCTGTAATGACCGGGCTTAAAATATCAATAGTTCAATGAGTGTGAAGCTAATGCCGCTGATTTAACAACTCGGGATGGGTTTGTGCAC includes:
- the LOC124688457 gene encoding nitrate reductase [NAD(P)H], which produces MAASVDYKRQVSTHPWPSNAQPKGAFDLFSSSNSGGRRRPGPDSDSDDEDSIPPDWRSLYSPRLDVEPSVKDPRDEATSDAWVKRHPALVRLTGKHPFNSEPPLPRLMSHGFITPAPLHYVRNHGAVPKADWSTWTIEITGLVKRPCRITMEQLATEFEAVELPVTLVCAGNRRKEQNMVRQSAGFNWGPGAVSTSVWRGARLRDVLRRCRVMGEAAGADNVCFEGAEDLPGGGGCKYGTSLRRAVAMDPARDVILAYMQNGEPLAPDHGFPVRLIVPGFIGGRMVKWVKRILVACNESESYYHYRDNRVLPSHVDAELANAEAWWYKPECMINELNINSVIATPGHDEVLPINALTTQKPYTMKGYAYSGGGRKVTRVEVTLDGGETWQVCDLDHPERPTKYGKYWCWCFWSVDVEVLDLMGAKEIAVRAWDEALNTQPEKLIWNLMGMMNNCWFRVKINVCRPHKGEIGLVFEHPTQPGNQSGGWMARQKHIQTTSETTQGTLKRSTSTPFMATASTQYTMSEVRRHASKESAWIVVHGHVYDCTGFLKDHPGGADSILINAGSDCTEEFDAIHSAKARGLLEMYRVGELVVTGPDYVSPQSSHADLTAIVEAPSVPQAPPVSTVALANPREKVPCRLVGKKNVSDNVRLFRLALPSPDQKLGLPVGKHVYVCASIGGKLCMRAYTPTSSVEEVGHVELLIKIYFKDEDPKFPCGGLLSQYLDSLPLGAPVSIKGPVGHIEYNGRGSFTVGGERRSARRLAMVAGGTGITPVYQVIQAVLRDQPDDDTEMHLVYANRTEDDMLLREEIDAWAAAHPARLKVWYVVSKVAHPEDGWEYGVGRVDERVLREHLPLGGDGETLALVCGPPAMLECTVRPGLEKMGYDLDKDCLVF